A genomic region of Candidatus Poribacteria bacterium contains the following coding sequences:
- a CDS encoding dockerin type I domain-containing protein, with the protein MIGSFSPDSKTLATGGHWGRTMRLWDVASGTLKSTFVAEAGGIISLAFSPDGTIVASVSWSGTVLLWDLAPAAPEPPRLAADVNGDSRVNIQDLVAVAAAFGETGETSADVNGDGQVNIQDLVAVAAAFGETAAGAPSASHLSAETVQQWLSAAKQLGLTDTTSQRGIRFLEQLLLVLTPQETALLANYPNPFNPETWIPYQLANPADVTLRIYTIDGSLVRMLSLGHKAVGIYQSRNRAAYWDGKNEVGEPVASGVYFYTLTAGEFNATRKMLIRK; encoded by the coding sequence GTGATTGGTTCGTTCAGTCCGGATAGCAAGACACTTGCCACCGGTGGGCATTGGGGAAGAACGATGCGTTTATGGGATGTTGCGTCCGGCACACTGAAATCCACATTCGTGGCAGAGGCGGGTGGTATCATAAGCCTGGCGTTCAGTCCTGATGGCACCATCGTTGCCAGTGTGAGTTGGAGTGGGACGGTGTTGTTGTGGGATCTCGCACCCGCCGCACCAGAACCGCCACGCCTCGCAGCTGATGTCAACGGTGATAGTCGTGTGAACATCCAAGACCTCGTCGCCGTCGCTGCCGCTTTCGGTGAAACAGGAGAGACCTCCGCCGATGTCAACGGTGATGGTCAGGTCAATATTCAAGACCTCGTCGCCGTCGCCGCAGCATTTGGTGAAACGGCTGCCGGCGCGCCCTCTGCATCTCATCTTTCTGCGGAGACCGTGCAACAGTGGCTTTCCGCTGCTAAGCAACTTGGTCTCACCGATACAACCTCACAACGCGGCATCCGTTTCCTTGAGCAGCTCCTGTTAGTGTTGACACCACAAGAGACAGCACTCTTAGCGAACTACCCGAACCCGTTTAACCCAGAGACATGGATACCCTACCAATTGGCAAACCCAGCAGATGTCACGCTTCGCATCTACACTATAGACGGAAGTTTGGTACGCATGCTATCATTAGGGCATAAAGCAGTAGGCATCTATCAGTCCCGTAATCGTGCCGCCTATTGGGATGGCAAAAACGAGGTAGGCGAACCCGTCGCAAGCGGTGTCTATTTCTACACCTTAACCGCGGGCGAGTTCAACGCAACGCGTAAAATGTTGATACGAAAGTAG
- a CDS encoding thioredoxin domain-containing protein, whose translation MNLSKSIQISLVILIVLQIAIFSGCDQYKELTNDPPEITNLTVPVEVEYGETVQLRIRAFDADDDDLTYIWDVSEGTLVSDTGSEVQWTAPESDEEMVPSKVVTVNVYVRDGSEKDASKTATILVYSKPYRIAEVLSGTYRLVSKSVHGDPVQVAGTLRLTPTTFTQEFQEVLEGEAQSLKQFVTGSYKLVRPFNQSSGTIHWFTHGNPRPSVITYTWDGRFLALVFRADATQYIYNRGGAVPEVVETDDVEPEPIAPEPIEEDVEPEPIAPEPEPIAPEPVEELEELNPDPINTDGKPVTITDATFNANVLNAELPVVLEFEADWCPFCRQMKPVVESVALEHRNTFIIGKLDIDENRQTTGKYKVNGIPTYLVFRDGAVAARFAGAMPKAIFEQKIFDALK comes from the coding sequence ATGAATCTCTCTAAGTCAATCCAAATAAGTTTGGTCATCCTGATAGTTCTCCAGATCGCCATCTTTAGCGGTTGTGATCAGTATAAAGAACTCACCAATGATCCGCCTGAAATAACCAACCTCACTGTCCCCGTGGAGGTTGAATACGGCGAAACCGTTCAACTCCGAATCAGGGCTTTTGATGCGGATGACGACGATCTAACCTATATATGGGATGTCTCCGAAGGCACATTGGTTAGTGACACGGGATCCGAAGTTCAGTGGACTGCCCCAGAGTCAGACGAAGAGATGGTGCCCTCGAAAGTCGTAACCGTTAACGTTTATGTCCGAGACGGTAGCGAGAAAGATGCCTCTAAAACGGCAACGATCCTCGTCTACTCCAAACCTTACAGAATCGCCGAGGTGCTCAGCGGCACCTATAGGCTCGTTTCCAAAAGTGTTCACGGCGACCCCGTTCAAGTAGCGGGCACCCTGCGCCTCACGCCCACAACGTTCACACAGGAGTTCCAAGAGGTTTTAGAAGGCGAAGCACAATCTCTGAAACAGTTCGTCACCGGTTCCTACAAACTCGTCAGACCGTTCAACCAAAGCAGTGGGACGATCCACTGGTTCACGCATGGAAACCCTAGGCCTTCCGTAATTACATATACTTGGGATGGACGATTCTTGGCTTTAGTTTTTCGCGCAGATGCCACGCAGTATATCTATAATCGTGGAGGCGCGGTCCCCGAAGTTGTCGAAACCGATGATGTGGAGCCAGAACCGATTGCTCCCGAACCCATTGAAGAAGATGTCGAACCAGAACCGATTGCTCCCGAACCGGAGCCGATTGCTCCCGAACCCGTTGAAGAACTGGAGGAGCTTAACCCAGATCCGATTAATACCGATGGCAAACCCGTTACAATAACCGATGCAACCTTCAATGCCAACGTGTTGAACGCTGAATTACCTGTTGTGCTTGAATTTGAAGCCGATTGGTGTCCGTTCTGCAGACAGATGAAGCCGGTCGTTGAGTCAGTCGCATTAGAACACCGGAACACTTTCATCATTGGGAAGTTGGATATCGACGAAAACCGTCAGACGACGGGGAAATATAAAGTCAATGGGATTCCGACGTATCTTGTATTCCGAGATGGCGCAGTAGCCGCGAGATTCGCAGGGGCAATGCCAAAAGCTATATTTGAGCAGAAAATCTTTGATGCCCTAAAATAG
- a CDS encoding T9SS type A sorting domain-containing protein, protein MKITRFSILTLIFMVFALVPNSFGQAYTQWDLPEGAKARFGKGNIEALTYSPDGRRLAVAGSAGIWIYDTQTGIEIDRLTTDTSDLDWIKSVAYSPDGGTLASSTSHKVYLWDTGTGLAKGEVVGPLIRGVDPEVSVRYSPDGGILASAGYGNYTVRLWNTVTGEHLEPLRGHTEVINSIAFSPDGRMLASGSSDKTVRLWDVESGTHKATLAGHTEAIYSVSFSPDGTILASGGRDGKIRLWNVVTGELKATLGRTWFWGNLSFSPDGTTLANGSIDGNIRLWDVVTSELKATLKGHSSGIGVIVTFSPDGTTLTSGSWDGKIRLWNATTGQLKATLGGHTNQVTKVVYSPDGSTLAIGHWGPNDIELWDVATGQRKAALATHSNAGDTLAYSPDGRTLAIGNDTTVELWDTFTGQKKAGLAGHKKEVWSIAYSPDGGMLASGGVDGTVRLWDAKSGAHKHTLIEQAGWVSSVGFSPDSRMLASADYTDDTVRLWDVDTGRLLKTFMGHLDGVSGITFSPDGKTLAVEDPRKRLFDSKIVLWDVASEQRKATIPLTNGCYYSGVAFSPDGSILASGNHAELLLWDIAIGEQRQVLYGHAYPISSLAFGPNGSTLASGSGDGTVLLWDVTPFVPEYDQLDTDIRQTQPDTVIQQYEREQVRLIYFRPSDRPSRQGIDTELDTLIRWSQYFFAEQMQDYGRKTFAFETDATGHAKVHHVTGKFTDTYYHGDTYDKVVKEVAERFDTSRDVFLIAVDVSSEFINNEGTCGIGGGGWKSYDSERWRRDFGGTAVIPASGVCINPSITAHELGHVFGLEHDFRDDAYLMAYGTQERLSHCAAEWLDAHRFFNNDPTTVNETTTIAMHPAQVSNPGTRRLQFELTDTDGLHQAQLIVPAAATDPAQGTKLHSCKSLNDKNQTVAFLTTDATVPADSEVTLQVIDGTGNITRQAFSLKGGGITSKGEDITSNRAPVAVGTIPEQNLTVGGNAVTLSISPYFSDPDGDVLSYKAQSNNTRVVGVRLFGTQITIGPRTVGSTSVAVTASDGKSLVTQRISVHVRDALVNAGTDGFDDAFEGTALQNPNWKWQNEPANWDVGKTRDGFLHIESETNRNLWASDASHFLYQETDADAFDVETHFFSRWDTASGVNGLVVKSPADNNWVTIKFWSRDAGAKGQIQYQTRGRGLVADPAWRPEFGATELFLRLRKQGDTYTGWYKTRAADPWIEIGVANFPLTPPLQLGIYAGVAAGTGTLTVDYDYFRSTVDTGVLASPMLQIAAMETPTETTLLPNYPNPFNPETWIPYRLSSSSDVTVRIYAINGNLVRRLALGHQAIGVYQSRSRAAYWDGKNEVGEPVASGVYFYTLTAGEFAATRKMLIRK, encoded by the coding sequence ATGAAAATCACACGCTTTTCAATTTTAACGCTCATATTTATGGTATTTGCGCTTGTGCCGAATAGTTTCGGGCAAGCCTATACGCAATGGGATTTACCTGAAGGGGCCAAAGCTAGATTCGGCAAAGGCAATATAGAGGCTCTAACCTATTCTCCAGATGGCAGGCGATTGGCAGTAGCCGGTTCCGCCGGGATTTGGATATATGACACACAAACAGGAATAGAGATTGACCGGCTCACTACGGATACATCCGATCTTGATTGGATTAAGAGTGTCGCGTATTCTCCAGATGGCGGTACACTGGCAAGTAGCACATCCCATAAAGTGTATTTGTGGGATACTGGCACAGGACTAGCCAAAGGTGAGGTTGTAGGGCCGCTTATAAGAGGTGTTGATCCTGAGGTTAGCGTTAGGTATTCTCCCGATGGGGGTATACTCGCAAGTGCGGGTTATGGCAACTATACCGTGCGGCTGTGGAATACCGTCACAGGCGAACATCTTGAACCCCTACGAGGTCATACAGAGGTTATCAACAGCATTGCCTTCAGTCCGGATGGTAGGATGCTCGCAAGTGGGAGTAGCGACAAGACCGTGCGGTTGTGGGATGTTGAATCTGGTACGCACAAGGCAACCCTTGCAGGGCATACGGAGGCTATCTACAGTGTGAGTTTCAGTCCGGATGGTACCATTCTCGCAAGTGGAGGTCGGGATGGGAAGATACGGTTATGGAATGTTGTCACCGGCGAACTTAAAGCCACACTTGGACGGACTTGGTTTTGGGGTAACCTCAGTTTCAGTCCGGATGGCACTACCCTCGCAAATGGAAGTATAGATGGAAACATACGATTGTGGGATGTTGTCACCAGCGAACTTAAAGCCACACTTAAAGGGCATTCAAGCGGGATAGGGGTGATTGTTACATTTAGTCCAGATGGCACCACTCTCACAAGTGGCAGTTGGGATGGAAAGATACGCTTATGGAATGCGACTACCGGTCAACTTAAAGCTACGCTTGGAGGACATACGAACCAAGTCACTAAGGTTGTGTATTCTCCGGATGGCAGCACGCTGGCGATTGGGCATTGGGGTCCCAATGATATAGAGTTGTGGGATGTTGCCACAGGACAGCGCAAAGCTGCATTGGCTACTCATTCTAATGCAGGGGACACCCTTGCTTATTCTCCAGATGGTCGTACATTGGCGATTGGGAATGACACTACCGTGGAGTTGTGGGATACTTTCACAGGACAGAAGAAGGCGGGACTTGCTGGACATAAGAAGGAAGTCTGGAGCATCGCATATTCGCCAGATGGTGGGATGCTTGCCAGTGGGGGCGTGGATGGCACCGTGCGGTTGTGGGATGCAAAGTCTGGCGCACATAAACATACCCTTATAGAGCAGGCAGGATGGGTCAGTAGTGTTGGTTTCAGTCCGGATAGTAGGATGCTTGCAAGTGCTGATTATACGGACGACACCGTGCGGTTGTGGGATGTAGACACGGGTAGACTTCTTAAAACTTTCATGGGGCACCTGGATGGTGTTAGTGGGATTACCTTCAGTCCGGACGGGAAGACACTCGCGGTCGAAGATCCGCGTAAGAGGCTTTTTGATTCTAAAATCGTGCTATGGGATGTCGCGAGTGAGCAACGCAAAGCCACAATTCCACTCACAAATGGCTGCTATTACTCTGGTGTTGCCTTCAGTCCGGATGGAAGTATACTGGCAAGTGGAAATCATGCGGAACTGCTATTGTGGGATATTGCCATAGGTGAACAACGGCAAGTTCTTTATGGGCATGCCTATCCGATTTCTAGTCTTGCCTTTGGTCCCAATGGCAGCACACTCGCCAGTGGGAGTGGTGATGGCACTGTGCTTCTGTGGGATGTTACGCCCTTCGTCCCAGAATATGATCAACTGGATACAGACATTCGACAGACACAACCCGATACAGTTATCCAACAGTACGAGCGTGAGCAAGTGCGCTTAATCTATTTCCGTCCAAGCGATCGACCCTCCCGTCAAGGGATTGACACAGAATTAGACACTTTAATAAGATGGTCACAGTACTTCTTCGCCGAACAGATGCAAGACTACGGCAGAAAAACCTTTGCCTTTGAAACCGATGCTACCGGTCACGCGAAGGTTCATCATGTTACCGGAAAATTTACCGATACATATTATCACGGTGATACCTACGACAAAGTGGTGAAAGAGGTTGCTGAGCGATTTGATACCTCAAGGGATGTCTTTTTGATTGCCGTAGATGTTAGTAGCGAATTCATTAACAATGAAGGCACTTGTGGGATAGGTGGCGGCGGTTGGAAATCGTATGACAGCGAACGCTGGCGACGGGATTTTGGCGGGACAGCCGTCATCCCTGCCTCCGGGGTCTGCATTAATCCGAGTATTACTGCACATGAACTCGGACACGTCTTCGGATTGGAACACGATTTCCGAGATGACGCATATCTCATGGCTTACGGCACGCAAGAACGCTTATCGCACTGTGCCGCTGAATGGTTGGATGCACACCGGTTCTTCAACAACGATCCAACCACAGTCAATGAAACCACAACCATCGCTATGCATCCCGCTCAGGTATCCAATCCAGGGACCCGTCGCCTCCAGTTTGAATTGACCGACACCGATGGCCTCCATCAGGCACAGTTGATTGTTCCGGCAGCTGCCACCGACCCCGCCCAAGGCACTAAATTACATAGCTGCAAGTCCCTGAATGACAAAAATCAGACGGTCGCGTTTCTCACGACCGACGCAACTGTTCCGGCTGATAGCGAGGTAACGCTTCAAGTTATTGATGGCACTGGAAATATTACAAGGCAGGCATTTTCGCTGAAGGGAGGGGGTATTACATCGAAAGGAGAGGATATTACATCGAATCGGGCTCCGGTAGCCGTCGGTACAATTCCTGAACAAAATTTGACAGTCGGCGGCAATGCTGTGACGCTCAGTATATCGCCTTATTTCAGCGATCCAGACGGTGATGTTTTAAGTTATAAGGCGCAATCAAATAATACAAGAGTCGTGGGGGTGCGTTTGTTTGGAACTCAGATAACAATCGGACCGAGAACGGTCGGCAGCACGAGCGTGGCGGTGACAGCGAGTGATGGCAAATCGCTTGTCACGCAGCGTATTTCGGTTCATGTTAGAGATGCGCTGGTCAATGCGGGAACAGACGGTTTTGACGACGCATTTGAGGGCACCGCCTTGCAGAACCCGAATTGGAAGTGGCAGAATGAACCCGCGAATTGGGATGTCGGGAAAACACGAGACGGTTTTCTCCATATCGAGAGCGAAACCAACCGGAATCTCTGGGCATCAGATGCCTCACATTTTCTCTATCAAGAAACCGATGCCGACGCGTTTGATGTTGAAACCCACTTTTTCAGCAGATGGGATACTGCTTCGGGGGTCAATGGATTGGTCGTGAAGAGTCCAGCAGACAATAACTGGGTGACAATAAAATTTTGGTCGCGGGATGCCGGTGCGAAAGGGCAAATCCAGTATCAAACCAGAGGACGCGGTTTAGTCGCGGATCCGGCATGGCGACCTGAATTCGGGGCGACGGAATTGTTTTTACGGCTCCGTAAGCAGGGAGACACTTATACAGGGTGGTATAAGACCCGCGCAGCCGATCCTTGGATAGAGATTGGGGTTGCCAATTTTCCGTTGACACCCCCGCTACAGTTGGGCATCTATGCGGGTGTCGCCGCGGGAACAGGTACTTTAACAGTTGACTATGATTACTTCCGAAGCACGGTTGACACGGGTGTTCTCGCGTCACCAATGCTACAGATCGCTGCAATGGAAACACCGACGGAAACGACGCTACTACCGAACTACCCGAACCCGTTCAACCCTGAGACGTGGATACCGTATCGGTTATCATCTTCATCGGATGTAACAGTGCGTATCTATGCGATAAATGGCAATTTGGTGCGGCGTTTAGCGTTAGGACATCAGGCAATAGGGGTCTATCAATCCCGTAGCCGTGCAGCCTATTGGGACGGCAAAAACGAGGTAGGCGAACCCGTCGCAAGCGGTGTCTATTTCTACACATTAACGGCAGGCGAGTTTGCCGCCACACGAAAAATGTTAATACGAAAGTAG
- a CDS encoding right-handed parallel beta-helix repeat-containing protein: MKTLLNYRNLVVVLFTVIFALTLHGVSDALTYTHIYVDAVNGVNAPTGRGSVASPYKSITFALLISERNNLPDPWHVHIHPGNYNGDAAKGTAREIFPLKLRQEMIFEGTTTAEECIIDGQHTGDALVPILSGENTEGVTIRNLTIQNSLRTNGVGGTVLHDPTGTKETPSTFEKCIIHNNKGGGVWSNMPLILTGNTFSNNHGAGVWTSKSTAAMDNTFSDNSGSGLHIEGNSTGDISDNIFKNNRESGVHVKDTLKGNVTQNTFSNNKKEGISIEGYTTSEGYIGDITYNTFTGNKWGGFDIRGFTGNVTHNRFEGNYGNGGGGGFRIIGNFTGGNVIHNVFIRNEIVGDGGGGFLITGNFTGNVTHNTFDGNVDLGGGTSHGSGFCVKEILIGEITDNHFTRNIIRISGGAFFIKVLTGKVSRNIFDSNSAKWGGGFELGSATNTVEVVNNIFFNNTSSGTGNAVVTRHATHFMNNLFMISDELSEGVSGMHTIWVNSPECRFHNNIFTGLKTVIYTEGTFDLPITHNLFHNVKVDFVEQAGNNLGNDLLFWELVAVNATDNLEGDPRLVDPVTTRDFHLQSTSPAIDAGTNVFAPADDFDGVIRPVGATVDIGPYEYGGTPIVAIDDPIVLDDLVGEPVDDTPPDPLVPDDSVGEPVDDTPPAAPTLKLYWTTGDKIQRGDLDGSNIEDVINQKAVSIALDAMNDRIYWIHAETGIFRANLDGTNIEHLRQDKIWEISGGRIALDVAGGKMYWSNGITNSIFRANFDGTNAEEVLKLLVGTPLDIALDIASSKIYWTQWQGNASISRANLDGTNVELLINPGDRRGIDLDVVSGKMYWTDGFDGIGMSKLDGSNVTNFDTADFTMGDVILDLHNGRMYWVDGEGFELRRGNLDGSQQQTILKSRISDIALYTPPVASEPPAKTYPAWDVNKDGKTDITDLVMVATALGTNAAENPRLDVNGDGSVNIQDLILVATHLGETTAAAAPVIIELPKHFTPETLQQMLNLLRTQNDGSLAFQRAIANLEQLLLALAPKETALLANYPNPFNPETWIPYQLATPADVTLRIHAVDGTLVRALSLGHKAIGTYQTRSRAAYWDGKNELGEPVASGVYFYTLTASDFNATRKMLIRK, encoded by the coding sequence ATGAAAACACTATTGAACTATCGAAATCTCGTTGTAGTACTTTTTACCGTTATATTCGCCCTCACTCTTCACGGTGTGAGCGATGCCCTAACCTATACACATATCTATGTAGACGCAGTGAACGGCGTAAACGCGCCCACGGGTAGAGGTTCAGTGGCAAGCCCGTACAAGTCTATTACCTTTGCGTTGTTGATCAGTGAAAGAAATAATCTACCGGATCCGTGGCATGTGCATATCCACCCGGGCAACTACAACGGAGATGCTGCCAAAGGTACCGCCCGTGAAATCTTCCCACTGAAACTCCGCCAAGAGATGATCTTTGAAGGCACCACCACCGCCGAAGAATGTATCATTGACGGACAGCATACCGGCGACGCACTTGTCCCCATTCTCAGTGGCGAGAACACGGAAGGTGTCACGATCCGCAACTTAACAATACAGAATTCTCTGCGCACCAACGGTGTCGGCGGGACCGTCCTGCATGACCCGACCGGTACCAAGGAGACACCAAGTACCTTTGAGAAGTGCATCATCCATAACAATAAAGGCGGCGGCGTGTGGTCTAATATGCCCCTTATCCTCACCGGAAACACCTTCAGCAATAATCATGGTGCCGGTGTGTGGACGAGCAAGTCCACTGCTGCTATGGACAATACCTTCAGTGATAACAGTGGAAGCGGACTTCATATTGAAGGAAATTCTACCGGAGATATTTCTGATAACATCTTTAAAAATAACAGAGAATCCGGTGTCCATGTTAAGGATACATTAAAAGGCAACGTTACGCAAAATACCTTTAGCAATAATAAAAAAGAAGGTATATCTATTGAGGGATACACCACCAGTGAGGGATACATCGGTGATATTACATACAATACCTTTACTGGAAATAAATGGGGGGGATTCGATATCAGGGGCTTTACCGGCAATGTTACCCATAATAGATTTGAGGGTAATTATGGCAACGGTGGTGGCGGCGGGTTTCGAATCATCGGTAATTTCACTGGCGGCAACGTTATCCACAATGTATTTATTAGAAACGAGATAGTAGGCGATGGTGGCGGTGGATTTCTCATTACCGGGAATTTTACCGGCAATGTTACCCATAATACATTTGATGGCAATGTTGACCTTGGTGGCGGGACTTCTCATGGTAGTGGGTTCTGTGTTAAAGAAATTCTTATAGGAGAAATCACTGACAATCATTTTACGAGGAATATAATACGGATCTCCGGCGGTGCTTTTTTTATTAAAGTATTAACTGGAAAGGTCAGCCGTAACATATTTGATAGCAATTCAGCCAAGTGGGGTGGCGGATTTGAATTAGGGAGTGCTACAAATACGGTAGAAGTCGTCAACAATATTTTCTTCAACAACACCTCAAGTGGGACCGGTAATGCAGTTGTCACACGACATGCTACACACTTTATGAACAACTTGTTCATGATTTCCGATGAACTCTCCGAGGGCGTATCTGGTATGCACACGATCTGGGTGAACTCACCCGAATGTCGGTTCCATAACAACATCTTCACCGGTCTGAAAACTGTCATCTATACGGAAGGGACATTTGATCTCCCCATTACGCATAACCTCTTTCACAATGTCAAAGTAGACTTTGTTGAACAAGCCGGAAACAACCTCGGTAACGATCTGCTGTTCTGGGAACTCGTCGCTGTCAATGCCACGGATAACCTTGAAGGCGACCCGCGCCTCGTCGATCCCGTAACGACTCGCGACTTCCACCTACAATCCACGAGTCCTGCTATTGATGCTGGTACGAACGTCTTCGCCCCCGCGGACGATTTCGATGGCGTTATCCGACCCGTCGGTGCCACCGTGGATATTGGACCCTACGAATACGGCGGCACGCCTATCGTAGCGATAGACGATCCGATTGTGCTTGATGATCTTGTGGGTGAGCCCGTTGATGACACACCCCCCGACCCACTTGTTCCCGACGATTCTGTGGGTGAACCCGTTGATGACACACCGCCCGCGGCACCAACGCTGAAACTCTATTGGACAACCGGGGACAAAATCCAACGCGGCGATTTGGATGGCTCCAATATTGAGGATGTCATCAATCAAAAAGCCGTGAGTATCGCCTTGGATGCAATGAACGATAGGATATACTGGATACACGCTGAGACCGGTATCTTTCGCGCCAATTTAGATGGGACGAACATTGAACATCTCAGACAAGATAAGATATGGGAAATTTCAGGCGGGCGTATCGCTTTGGATGTGGCAGGCGGTAAGATGTACTGGAGCAACGGTATCACGAACAGCATCTTTCGTGCGAACTTCGATGGAACCAACGCCGAAGAAGTTTTAAAATTACTCGTCGGAACCCCATTGGATATTGCCTTAGATATCGCAAGTAGTAAAATATACTGGACCCAATGGCAAGGGAATGCAAGCATTTCTCGCGCCAACTTAGATGGGACAAACGTTGAGTTACTCATAAACCCCGGCGATAGACGCGGTATTGACTTAGATGTTGTCAGCGGTAAGATGTACTGGACAGATGGATTTGATGGTATAGGTATGTCGAAGCTTGACGGCTCAAACGTCACAAACTTTGATACCGCCGATTTTACAATGGGAGATGTAATCCTAGACCTCCATAACGGCAGAATGTATTGGGTAGATGGTGAGGGGTTTGAACTTCGGCGCGGTAATCTGGATGGATCGCAGCAGCAGACAATCCTTAAATCCCGTATCTCTGATATCGCCTTGTATACCCCTCCCGTAGCATCAGAACCACCAGCCAAAACGTATCCAGCGTGGGATGTCAATAAAGATGGGAAAACGGACATTACCGATCTCGTCATGGTAGCAACGGCACTCGGCACCAACGCAGCTGAAAACCCGCGTCTTGATGTCAATGGGGACGGGTCAGTTAATATCCAAGACCTTATCCTCGTTGCGACACACCTCGGTGAGACAACGGCGGCCGCGGCACCCGTCATTATTGAACTGCCGAAGCACTTCACCCCTGAAACACTTCAGCAGATGTTAAATCTCTTACGGACGCAGAATGACGGATCCCTTGCTTTCCAACGCGCAATTGCGAACTTAGAGCAGCTGCTGTTGGCACTGGCTCCAAAAGAGACGGCCCTCTTAGCGAACTACCCGAACCCATTCAACCCAGAGACGTGGATACCTTATCAGTTGGCAACGCCAGCAGATGTAACGCTACGTATCCATGCGGTAGACGGTACTTTAGTCCGCGCGCTGTCATTAGGGCATAAGGCTATCGGCACCTATCAAACTCGTAGCCGTGCAGCCTATTGGGACGGCAAAAACGAGCTCGGTGAACCCGTCGCAAGCGGTGTGTATTTCTACACGCTCACAGCAAGCGACTTCAACGCCACCCGTAAAATGCTGATACGAAAGTAA
- a CDS encoding thioredoxin domain-containing protein: MKPTVDAVASEHREKFIITRLDVDKNRKTAREYGGQGIPAYIIFRDGEVIGKFVGAMPKAAFVQRILDILK, translated from the coding sequence ATGAAACCGACCGTTGATGCAGTTGCATCAGAACATCGTGAAAAGTTTATCATCACAAGATTGGATGTCGATAAAAATCGTAAAACAGCGAGAGAATACGGCGGACAGGGGATTCCGGCTTACATTATCTTCCGTGATGGCGAAGTCATAGGAAAATTTGTAGGCGCGATGCCCAAAGCCGCTTTTGTCCAGCGAATCCTTGATATCTTGAAATAG